A genomic window from Silene latifolia isolate original U9 population chromosome Y, ASM4854445v1, whole genome shotgun sequence includes:
- the LOC141630349 gene encoding uncharacterized protein LOC141630349 encodes MAKEIWDGLELAHEGTSAVRKYRIDLLIQKYELFTLEKNESLDSMSSRFSSIINELKNLGRKFESKDIARKVLRSLTKKWRPKVTAMEEYDEAESSNNKSVAPQASANEDVKSNIEDETVLFVKRFKKRLFRNKQTKPFYNNKSFNKKATESKTSFINIRCFKYGEFGHMIKDCPTWEKIKDKD; translated from the exons atggccaaggaaatatgggatggtcttgaattgGCTCATGAAGGAACGTCAGCTGTTagaaaatatcgtattgacttgctgattcaaaaatacgaACTCTTTACACTGGAGaagaatgaatcacttgatagcatgtcatcACGGTTTTCTAGCATCATTAATGAGCTGAAAAATCTTGGCAGAAAATTTGAGTCCAAGGATATTGCTAGGAAAGTCCTTAGGAGTCTGACTAAGAAATGGCGTCCTAAGGTTACAGCAATGGAGGAAT acgatgaggccgagtccagtaaCAACAAGAGTGTGGCTCCACAAGCTTCTGCTAATGAAGATGTCAAATCTAATATTGAGGACGAGACAGTTCTGTTTGTCAAACGTTTCAAAAAGAGATTATTTAGAAACAAGCAAACAAAGCCTTTCTATAATAATAAATCCTTCAATAAGAAAGCAACTGAGTCAAAAACTTCCTTCATTAATATAAGATGCTTCAAGTATGGAGAGTTcggtcatatgatcaaggactgtcccacatgggagaaaatcaagGACAAGGACTAA